From Phenylobacterium montanum, the proteins below share one genomic window:
- a CDS encoding transporter — translation MTAVLAAFALLTLTPGAARADAPTDKQSLDDAWWTGPLLAPSAGTLPKGHVLIEPYLYDALPYAHVDGRGAEHSLPHQNDFGSLTYINYGLADRFTVGVIPRFGYVQEGTGRNSSGIGVGDLSLQAQYQLTQFHAGSWMPTLSVNVQETLPTGRYDRLKKANDGFGAGAHTTTLSLYAQTYFWTPNGRVLRTRLDLSYATSDGVRVRDLSVYGTTAGFRGHAQPGDSVFGDLAFEYSATSNWVLALDIWGEQDGRTRIAGAYPGSSPVRSVTPVGRALYLAPAVEYNFNSRVGLIAGARVLAAGRNETAAVVPVAALNMVF, via the coding sequence ATGACCGCCGTTCTGGCGGCCTTCGCCCTGCTGACGCTCACCCCCGGCGCCGCAAGGGCCGACGCGCCGACCGACAAGCAGAGCCTGGACGACGCCTGGTGGACCGGGCCGCTGTTGGCCCCATCGGCCGGGACCCTGCCGAAGGGACACGTGCTGATCGAGCCCTATCTCTACGACGCCCTGCCTTACGCCCACGTCGACGGCCGGGGCGCCGAGCACAGCCTGCCGCACCAGAACGACTTCGGATCGCTGACCTATATCAACTACGGCCTGGCCGACCGCTTCACGGTCGGGGTGATCCCCCGCTTCGGCTATGTGCAGGAGGGCACGGGCCGGAACAGTTCGGGGATCGGGGTCGGCGACCTGTCGCTTCAGGCCCAGTACCAGTTGACCCAGTTTCACGCCGGCTCGTGGATGCCGACCCTGTCGGTCAACGTACAGGAAACCCTGCCCACCGGCCGCTACGACCGGCTGAAGAAGGCCAATGACGGGTTCGGCGCCGGGGCCCATACCACCACCCTCTCGCTCTACGCCCAGACCTATTTCTGGACGCCGAACGGGCGGGTGCTCAGGACCCGGCTCGACCTATCCTATGCGACCTCTGACGGGGTCCGGGTCAGGGACCTCAGCGTCTATGGCACGACCGCCGGCTTCCGCGGCCACGCTCAGCCGGGCGACAGCGTCTTTGGCGACCTGGCCTTCGAATACAGCGCCACCAGCAACTGGGTCCTGGCCCTGGATATCTGGGGCGAGCAGGATGGCCGCACCCGGATCGCCGGCGCCTATCCTGGCTCAAGCCCAGTTCGAAGCGTAACGCCGGTCGGCCGCGCCCTCTATCTCGCCCCGGCGGTCGAGTACAACTTCAACAGCCGGGTCGGCCTGATCGCCGGCGCCCGGGTGCTGGCCGCCGGCCGCAACGAGACCGCCGCGGTGGTCCCGGTCGCGGCCCTGAACATGGTGTTCTGA
- the pdxR gene encoding MocR-like pyridoxine biosynthesis transcription factor PdxR has product MRRIRAGFMPAISVDPAHERPLYRQLYDGFQRAIVEGRLRPGQRVPSSRSLAAELRISRIPVVTAYEQLQAEGYLETFVGAGTCVAAAIPEDALVPSVSAATGAGERSPTRQIARRVAAVMATPQDPSIPVIGAFRVSLPALDQFPRQVWSGLLNRHQRNLATERMAYGDPMGWAPLREAIAEYVGASRAVRCDASQVMIVAGSQQALQITARALLDDGDPVWVEEPGYPGAHRAFYLAGAEPVPAPIDHDGLDVEAAIRRRPDARAAYITPSHQYPMGVTMSAARRMMLLNWAARAGAWIIEDDYDSEYRFAGRPIASLQGLDSDDRVIYVGTFSKVLFPALRLGYLVIPSDLVQAFAAAREAMDIFPPTAPQAALADFIGEGHFARHIRRMRMLYMERRRLLAETIAAQIGDLMQVVSAEAGMHLVGLVDPRLDDADLSRRAAARGISAVPLSSCYLEKPDKAGLVLGFGGTDGPAIEAGVRKLAEVVRAAAAQA; this is encoded by the coding sequence ATGAGACGGATCCGGGCCGGCTTCATGCCGGCGATCAGTGTCGATCCGGCTCACGAGCGGCCGCTCTATCGCCAGCTCTACGACGGCTTCCAGCGCGCCATCGTCGAAGGGCGCCTGCGCCCAGGCCAGCGGGTGCCGTCAAGCCGCAGCCTGGCCGCCGAACTCAGGATATCGCGCATTCCGGTGGTCACCGCCTACGAGCAGCTGCAGGCCGAGGGCTATCTGGAGACCTTTGTCGGCGCGGGCACCTGCGTGGCCGCCGCCATCCCCGAGGACGCCCTGGTCCCCTCTGTGTCGGCCGCGACCGGCGCCGGCGAGCGGTCGCCGACCCGCCAGATAGCCCGGCGCGTGGCCGCGGTGATGGCCACGCCGCAGGACCCCTCGATCCCCGTGATCGGCGCGTTTCGGGTCAGCCTGCCGGCCCTGGACCAGTTCCCGCGCCAAGTCTGGTCGGGTCTGTTGAACCGGCATCAGCGCAACCTGGCTACCGAACGCATGGCCTATGGCGACCCGATGGGCTGGGCGCCCTTGCGCGAAGCGATCGCCGAATATGTCGGCGCCTCGCGGGCGGTGCGCTGCGACGCCTCTCAGGTGATGATCGTGGCCGGCTCGCAGCAGGCTCTGCAGATCACCGCCCGCGCCTTGCTGGACGACGGCGATCCGGTCTGGGTGGAAGAGCCCGGCTATCCCGGCGCCCACCGCGCCTTCTATCTCGCCGGCGCTGAGCCCGTTCCCGCGCCGATCGACCATGACGGTCTGGATGTCGAGGCGGCCATCCGCCGCCGGCCGGACGCGCGGGCGGCCTACATCACCCCCTCGCACCAGTATCCCATGGGCGTGACCATGAGCGCGGCCCGGCGGATGATGCTGCTGAACTGGGCCGCGCGGGCGGGCGCCTGGATCATCGAGGACGACTACGACAGCGAATACCGCTTCGCCGGCCGGCCGATCGCCTCCCTGCAGGGCTTGGACAGCGATGACCGCGTCATCTATGTCGGCACCTTCAGCAAGGTGCTGTTTCCCGCCCTGCGCCTGGGCTACCTGGTGATCCCTTCGGACCTCGTGCAGGCCTTCGCAGCGGCGCGCGAGGCGATGGACATCTTCCCGCCGACCGCGCCCCAGGCGGCCCTGGCCGACTTCATCGGCGAGGGCCACTTCGCCCGTCACATCAGGCGCATGCGCATGCTCTACATGGAGCGGCGGCGCCTTCTGGCCGAGACCATCGCCGCGCAGATCGGCGACCTCATGCAGGTGGTCAGCGCCGAGGCCGGCATGCACCTCGTGGGTCTGGTCGACCCGCGGCTGGACGATGCGGACCTGTCGCGCCGCGCCGCCGCGCGCGGGATTTCGGCCGTGCCGCTGTCGAGCTGCTACCTGGAAAAGCCGGACAAGGCCGGACTGGTGCTGGGCTTTGGCGGAACCGACGGGCCGGCCATCGAGGCCGGGGTGCGCAAATTGGCCGAGGTGGTGCGGGCCGCCGCCGCTCAGGCCTGA